The stretch of DNA AGAGTTCCTCGGCCATCTCGGAGATCACCGCGATGATCGAAAGCATCGCCTTTCAGACCAATATTCTTTCGCTGAACGCGGCGGTCGAGGCCGCGCGCGCCGGCGAACAGGGCCGCGGCTTCGCCGTCGTGGCCAGCGAAGTACGCGCGCTGGCCCAGCGCTCATCGACCGCCGCCAAGGAAATCAAGGACCTGATCCTCAAGTCGACCTCGCGCATCGAGGCGGGTTCGTCGCTGGTCAACGAAGCGGGCGGCACCATGAACGAAATCATCGAAGCCGTGGGCCGCGTGAACACCATCATTGCCGAGATCGCCTCGGCCGCGCAGGAACAGAGCCGCGGCCTGGGCCAAGTCAGCAGCGCGGTCAACGACATGGACCAAGCCACCCAGCGCAACGCCGCGCTCGTCGAAGAAGCTGCCGCGGCCGCGATGTCGCTGCAGGACGAAGCTCAACGGCTCGCGCAGACTGCCACCTCGTTCAAGCTGCAAGCCTCTACGCAAGCGACGGCTCAGCAGCTCGGGCAAGCAGCCCCGCTGCGCCTGGCCGCTGCCTAGCAGACCTGGCCTGGGCCTAGCTGCCCGGCGGACAAAGAAAAGCCCCTGCGGTGATTAAAGACCGCAGGGGGCTTGGTTTTTTGCAATTCTTGGTGGGCCGAGCGAGACTCGAACTCGCGACCAACGGATTAAAAGTCCGCTGCTCTACCGACTGAGCTATCGACCCCCGTCTAGCCAGCGATTATGGCATATCTCGAAGAGCCAGGTCAAAACACCCTCCCCGATCTGCCCTGCCTGCGCCGGCCGGGGACCTGCCTTACATCTGCCCCATCAGCACCTGCACGAGCAGGCTGCTCACGGATACCGCGGCCCAGACACCCAGGCCGAGCAGGATAGGACGCACGCCGGTCTGCGCCATGCGCCGCAAGTTGGACGAAAGCCCGATGGCGGTCAGCGCCACGACGATCATGACATCGGCTGCCATGTGAATGAAAGGCAGGACGCTGGCCGGAAACGCCCCCGCAGTGCGCAAGGCCGAGGCGACCAGGAACCACAGAATGAACCAGGGAAACACGCGCGCGAGCTTGAAATCGCTTTTGCCGTGGCGCTTCTCGCGGTAGGCGACGATAGCGACCAACGCGAGGCAAATCGGGATGATGAGCGTGGCGCGCGTGAGCTTGACGATGGTCGCGTAGTCGCCGGCGGCCTTGCTGTAGCTGTAGCCGGCGGCGACCACCGACGAGGTGTCGTTGATGGCGGTGCCCGCCCACATGCCGAAGCCCGAATCGGACAAGTGCAGCAGATGACCCAGAGCGGGGAACAGCAGCACGGCGACAATATTGAACAGGAAGATGGTCGAGATCGAGAACGCTGTCTCGTGCTGATCCGGCTTGATGATGGGCGTCACCGCGGCGATGGCCGACCCGCCGCAGATGGCCGTGCCCACGCCGATCAGCAGCGTGAGCTTGCCGCCGACCCCGAGAAAACGCCCCAGGCCCCAGGCGGACAGGCCGGCGATCGACATGGTCACGGCCGTGACGGCCAGCGAATTCAGGCCGGTATGGGCCACCTGCGCCAGGCTCAGTCCCGCGCCCAACGCGATGATCGACCACTGCAGCACGTACTTCGATGCAAAGCCGATGCCGGAGTTGTAGCGCTCGTGCGGCGCGAAGAACGCCCGCACCAGGATGCCCAGAATGATGCCGAACACCGGGCCGCCGATCACGGGTTCCATGTGGCCGAGCCAGAGCGCGACACAGGCCACGGCCACGGACAGCAGCAGACCCGCGGGGACGGTGTGCAGGGAAAGACGGCGCATGACGAAGATCCTTTTCAAATGCGATAGCTGCCCGATGCAGTGGTGCGATAGGCGCGCGCTTAAAACAGGAGCAAATTATGGCCATCGGTTATATATAAATAAAATACAATTATATGATGCTTACCATATAGAAAATGCATATGAATCTTCACCACCTGGCGATCTTCAACGCCGTTGCGGAAACGGGCAGCATCTCCGCTGCAGCGCAGCAACTGCATATCTCCCAGCCCGCCCTGTCGCGCGAGATCAAGGAGTTCGAGGACCGCCTGGGCGTCGTGCTGTTCGAGCGCCGGCCTCGCGGCATGCGCATGACCCACGCCGGAGAAGTGCTGCACGAATACGCGGCCCGTCTGTTCGACATCTCGCGCACCGCCCAGGCTGCAATGCAGGAAATCGCCGATGCGCGCAAGGGCCACCTGTCGATCGGCGCCAGCAACACGAACGGCACCTATGTCCTGCCCCGGCGCCTGGCCACTTTCCGCCGCGCCAATCCAGACGTACGCATCACCATGTTCGTCGGCAACACCGAACAGATATCCCAGGGGGTCGCGGACATGCGCTTTACCCTGGGCTTTATCGAAGGCCCTCTGCACGTCGGCGGACTGGTGGCAGAGCAGTTCCAGACGGACGATCTGGTGCCCGTGGTAGCCGCGGACCATGAACTGCTGCGCAAAAAGCGGGTCACGACGGCCGACATCGACAACCAGCCGCTATTGATGCGCGAACACGGCTCCGGCACGCGCGAACTCATTACCGAAATGCTGGACGCCAACGGCATCCGGCAAGGCAGCGTGATGGAATTCGGCAATACCGAGGCATTGAAGCAGGCTGTGATGCACGGCGGCGGCATCGCATGGCTGCCGCGCATCAGCATCGCAAGAGAACTCGACGAAGGCACACTGGTCGCCCTGCCGCTCAACAACCTGATGGTTCAGCGGCCACTGAGCGTCATCCGGCGCGCCAATGCGCCGCTAAGCCCGACGAGCGATGCATTTCTTCAGGCGCTGCGCGACAGTCTCGGCACATGAGTCCTGCGCCGCGGCGCAGGCGAGAACGCGCCCCGGCGCGGCGGCCGATCTGGCCAGGCCCCTGGTCGACGACGTGCACGCCTATGCCGGCAAGGCCGGACAATTCGGTGACATCACGCTGGCGGTGATACGACACCTATGAAATTACTGTTGCGCATACTGCTGCCGACCATCATGCGGCTGACCGGCCACCTGGGGGCAGGCGCGAGCCGCCACGGCCGGCGCCGCTGCGTCGGCGCCACCGCCCGCCGAAAACTGCGTCCTTCACACCCTGCCGCATACCCGCCCCGACGGCCGCAAATAGCCCCTGGGCTACTACGACGTCGGCAATCACTCGGCATATCCGCGAACCCTGCGCGCCGTCGTCGAATGCCTGCAGAAGCCGGGCTGGCTGACTTTGCCGCCCCTGCCAAAACCGGACCACCAGCGGCGAACTTGCGCGGGCAGTCCGGTTGCACTGCCTGTCACATGAAGAGTTTGACCAAGGCCGGCACGCTCAATACCGCAGTGTAGAAACCCATGAACTGCACGCCCGTATTGAGTCCGAATGCTCGATACATCAGGCCGCCGACCAGACCGACCGTCGTTACCACGAGCAGGCCCGCCACGCCGCCCTCCCAGAAGCCGATCACCACCACCAGGCCGACAAATGTCGCGATGATGGCTTCGTGACTCAGGCGGCGCGCGACGAACGAAGCAGCGCGATGCGCATAGTTCATCGACAGCGGATAGGCAATCACCGCCGCCAGCACCACAGCCAGCAGGCCATAGACAAGGAAAGCGCCCGGCGTCATCAGCGTGTGCAGATTGTGGATCTGTCCATCCGCGCCGTGGACCGTGAAACGCGGCGGTGCGTTGAACAGTGGCGCCGCCGGCCCCGCCGCCACGGGGCTGAGCGGCAGGCCGAAGGCGATCAGCGGAATCAGCGCCTCGGCGATGTAGGTCGCCTCGGTCACGCCGTTGCGCGCGGCGATCACCGTTGTGAGCCGGTGATAGGCGTTGTGGACGCGCGCGGCCACCGCCTCGCCCAGCACTACTGTCATGGCGACCGGGCTGAAGAAGAACGTCGCGCTGGAAATGGCAGCCGTGCCGACAGTCAGGCCCGCCTGCCGCCGATCAAGCACCTTCAGCGGATTCGGGAAGTACCCGCCCCAGCCCTTGATATCAGGCGCAAGCGAGAAAGTGCGCGGCGCCTCGCGCAACATGGCCTGGCGGCTGCGGGGCGACAATAGCGAGAACAGGTCGGCCACGAGCGGACCCACCGCGATGCCCAGGAAGTAGCTCACACCCAGCGTCACGTGATAGCGCGCGGTGAGCGCCTGCAGCCCCACGATGATCAGGACGAAGGGCACAAGCGCTGCGACGGCGGCCCAGCGACCCGCCGAGAGATACGCGATCAGGACGGCCGCGGCCAGGAATAGCCACGGCACATAGGGCGTGATCTTCGCGCCGTAGGGCGCGAGCAGCCAGGCGAAGGCGACCGCAAGCGGCACCGCCACGAAGGCGGCGATGATCGCTCCCGAAACCATCTTGCGCAAGGCGATATGCGGCACGCCCAGATTGCGCAGGGCGACGGCCTCGTCCATGAGCGGCACGGCCATCGTGTCGCCGGGGATGCCCAACAGCGCGGTCGGGATGGCGTGCGTCATGTGCTTGGATATGGCGCCCGCCATGAAGAACATGAAGACCCCGGCAGGCGGCACGCCCAGCAGCGCGACAAGCAGCGTCAGCGGCGCGATCGTGGTGGTTTCGTCCGTGCCCGAAACCAGGCCTATCGCCGCGAATACGACGGCGCCGATCACACCCATCGCCACGGCGGCCCATACGTCTTGAAAAATGGAAGCCGCCATCATGCCACCCCTCTGCTGCCCGCATGTTCGAGCGCGACCTCGTTGGTCGCGTTGCGCGCTTCGGCGCCGGCGAAAAGGTCGTAGAGGCCCGCTTCTTTCATCTCGGCCACCACATAGGCCGGCAGCAGCCTGATCGAACCTTGCGGTCCCGCTTCGACGACGAGGCGATCGATCAGTTCCGCGCGCATGCCTTCGTCGGATGCCTCCTGCTCGACCACGACGCGCTTGGGCTTGAAGAGCCGGGCACAGATGGCCCCTGCCACCAAACAGCCGCCCAGGCCCACGAGCATGGCATACGCCCGCCCCATCGCAGCCTGGGCGACCAGCGGCTGCAGGAACCGCAGAGCCAGTTCGAAAGCGCCAAAGCTGACCGCGGCGCCGATCAGCACCGACCAGCCCAGATGCCTCGTATCGACCGTATCACCCCATACCTCGGCATATCGCGGACTCGCGCCTGCGCCGGCCTGTCGGCCAAAGTCCTTCATCGTTTGCATGTCTACCTCCATTGATGGACGTTATTGTTTTCCCGAAAAACTACCGGGGTACCGCCTGTTTCGCCGCAGGTATGCTGCGCGCCCGCGGCTTTCTTTCTTCAAGGACGCGCTTTCATGCCTTGCGCCGCTGCGCAAGCAGGGTTGCGGCAAAGTCGGCGCGCACATCCCCGGCTTGGACCATCTGACGCGCAACCCAGTCGACATCGGCGCCCGCGGCACCCGCGACCAGCGCAATGTTGCGCGCATGCAGCGCCATATGACCGCGTTGAATGCCTTCGGTCGCCAATGCGCGCAAGGCGCCCATGTTCTGCGCCAGCCCGACGGCGACGGCGATTTCGCCAAGCTCCTGCGCCGATTTCACGTCCATGATCTTGAGCGCCTGCCGCGCGAGCGGATGCGTTTTGGTGGCGCCGCCGACCAGACCCACCGGCATGGGCATTTCGATGGTACCGACAAGATCACCGTTGGAGGCCACTTCCCACGTCGTCAGAGAGGTGTAGCGGCCGCCGCGGCTCGCATAGGCATGGGCGCCAGCCTCCACGGCACGCCAATCGTTTCCGGTCGCCACGATGATCGGATCGATGCCGTTCATGATGCCTTTGTTGTGGGTCGCGGCCCGGTACGGGTCGATCGCCGCGAAGAGATAGGCATCTACCACCCCCGTGATCACGTCCGCGCCCGAATACTCTTTCGTGGCCAGCGTCGCAGGCGCATAACGCACCTGCGCACGCGCCAGGCGCAGGTCGGCCAGGTTGGACAGGATGCGCAGGCGCACTTTGCCGCCCGTGATCTGCTCGATGCGACCGGCAAGAGCCTCGGCCATGGTGTTGACGGTGTTCGCGCCCATCGCATCGCGCACGTCGACAATCAGGTGCGCGACCACCATCGCGCCGCGCGGCGTGTCCTGGAACACATGAACTTCGATGTCGCGGCAGCCGCCGCCCAGGCCGACCAGCACCCTGTCGCGGCTATTCGCCAATTCGACCAGTTCCTGTCTGTGCTCGAGAATGGACAGACGCGCGCCATGCGGATCGCTGACCTCGACCACTTGTATCTGCGCCCGCATCAGCGGCCCGGTGCTGGATGTGCGAAAGCCCCCGCCCACGCGCGCGAGCTTGGCCATGAATGAGGCGGCGGCCACGATAGAGGGCTCCTCCACCGCCATCGGCACGAGCACGTCCCGGCCGTTGACCTGGAAGTAGCCCGCCACGGCCATGGGCAGTTCGAAGGTGCCGATGACGTTCTCGATCATGCCGTCCGCCGTTTCGATCGGCAGGGCGCCGGGACGCGACAGCAGCGCGTGATCCGCATCGGACAAGCCGGCGGCGCGGGCGATGTGCTGCAAGCGCTGAGCGGGCGTGAGTTTGCGGAAGTCGGGAAGCGTCGAATCGATGCCCATTGCGTGTCTCCTTGGTTTTATCAATCACCGCCGCGTTGCAGGCGACGTTCAATTGGGCAAATGATGGGTCAACTGTACCCATATAAAAAGGCACACTTTCTTAGAACAGTTTTGTCGGTGTACCCTAAACACCCATCTTGCTGTGCAACAAGGACTCGACATGGCGCAACCGGGATCTGGCCTGGCGCGATCAATCGCGGACAATCTGGCCGGACAAATCGAGGCGGGGCTGCTCAAACCCGGCGACAAACTGCCGTCGATCCGGGAATACGCCATGAGCAACGGCTGTTCGAAGAACACCGTGATCAGCGCGTTCGACATCCTCACCGCGGGCGGCCTGATCGAACCGCGCCGTGGCGCCGGCTTCTTCGTCACGGCGCGCTCGACGCGCGCGCGTACCGACGAGGCCGAGACCTCGACGCTCGACCGCGCCATGGACATCGTCTGGCTGATGCGCGAGCAGTTGCGCAGCAAGGCGGAATTCTTGAATCTGGGCGAGGGTTTTCCGCCCATCAAATGGCTGGAAGAAACGCGGCTGGATCAGTTCCACCAGCGCGTCGTGCGCACCGGCGTGGGCTCGCTGTTCCGCTACGGCAGCCGCTATGGCTATCTGCCGCTGCGTCAGCACCTGCAGCAAAAGCTGGCGGGCTACGAGATCCATGCCACGCCCCGGCAGATCGTCCTGACCCACGGCGCCAATCAAGCGATGGACCTCGTACTGCGCTACTTCGCGCGGCCCGGCGATGCCGTGCTGGTCGACGATCCCGGCTATTACACGCTATTCGGCAAGCTCAAGCTGAGCGGCATCAACATGCTCGGCGTGCCGCGCAGTCAAGACGGCCCCGACATCGAAACGCTGGCGGCATTGATCAAGCAGCATCGGCCCAGGCTCTTCTTCACGCAGTCGGTAGGACACAACCCCACCGCAACCGACACGAGCGCCGCAAAAGCCCACCAGATACTGCGATTGGCCGAAGCGCACGATCTGGTCGTTGTCGAGAACGATGCGCTGGCCGACCTGAAGCCGCGCCCGATGGCGCGCATCGCCACGCTCGACCAGTTGCGCCGCACGATCTACATCGGCAGCTTCTCCAAATCCGTGTCGGCGTCGCTGAGAGTGGGCTTTCTTGCCTGTGACCCGGAGCTGGCCAGCGACCTTGCCGATGTCAAAATGCTCACACATGTCAGCAGTTCGGAGTACTGCGAGCGGACGCTGGAAGTGATCCTGAGCGAAGGCCATTTCCTGCGGCACACGAATCGCATGCAGGACAAGCTGCGGCGCGCCACGGCGGCCGGCATCAAGGCGCTCGAGGAAGTTGGCGCGATGATTTACCGGCCTACCGAGCAGAGCCTGTATTTGTGGGCGCGCTTGCCGGGGCACGAGGATTCGATCGCGTTGGCGCGCAGGATGCTCGATCACAGCGTCATTCTCGCGCCGGGCGCCGTATTCTCGCCTCGTGGCGAAGGCCCATCACCCTGGTTTCGATTCAATGTCGCGTATCTGAACGATCCGCGCTTTGCCGCGGCGCTCCACGCAATCGAATCCGCCTGAACCGCGGCAAGGCCCAGAACGGCTTCGTCCACAAGCTGCGCATCGGCAAATACCGCGCCGAGCGCGCGGCCCTCACTCTAGCCGTCCACGCCGCAGCGCTCAGCTAGGCGCACGTCCCGCAGTTCGCGTCTGATGCATTCGGCCAGGCAATCTACGGCGATATTCTTCCCGCAGCGGTGCTTGCAGGCGTCCAAGGCCTCGACGTCGCATGTAATACTTTGTGATAATTCGGCGGCACCCTTTCCACCTAACCCAGGTCGCCGTCGCTCCATGACCGAATCGTCAAATTCCAGCGTAGCGGCGCTGCATGAGAACACGACTCGCGGTGTACTGCCCATGATCGGCTAATGCGCGATCCGCTGCAGGAACAGGACTGCACGGGAATCGCTCGACGAACTGCCCGAAAGCATGCGCAACATCATGCTGCTCTTGGGCAGGGACGACCTTACTTACGAAAAAGCCCCCGCCTTGCTGAGCACGCCGGACGGAGCCATTCGCAGCGGCTGCGAACCAGGCCCGACCCGCCCCCAGACTCAGGCACGCCGAACGCGTCAAGAACTCAACGCGCGTGCGAAATCCGCACTTCCGCCCCGCGCCGCTTCACTTCGAGCCCCTCGGACGGCAGAATCCGCAAGCCTTCCAACCCCTTGATGTAACTGGACCCCTGCATCTGCATCACACGGATCTTGTTGCGCATCACCACCGGATTGTGCACGGGCATGCCGAACATCCAGACTTCGTCCAGGATGCGCGCCGAATTGAACTCGCCTGCGTGCTGGGCCAGCGGCCCCATGCAGAGCATATGGCCTTCGCGGCCGAACACCGGGTACTGCTCGGGACCGCAGGTCAGCGTCCAGACCGTGCCGCCCTCGTAGCGGTGGCCTGTATTCAGGTCCCACCAGGCCTCGCCCTTGGGCAGATAGACCTTGACCTCGCTGCCAGGCTTGGTGATTGGCGCCACCAGCAGGGCCGGACCCAGCAGGTATTGCAGGTCCCAGGCATGCGCGTCGGGGTCGTTGGGAAAGGACATAGCCATGGAGCGCTGCACGGGCAGGCCCGTGCGTGCGGCGTCCTCGATTGCGCCAAGCACGTAAGGAATGAGGCGATAGCGCCAGTTCATCCAGGTGCGGGCATGGTCCAGCGTCTGCGCGCCGAACGCCCAGGGCATCAGGCCCTCGACCCCCTGGAAGCTGAAGTTGGCCGAGAACACGCCCATGGCGAGCCAGCGCAGATAGAGTTCGGCGTCCATGCCGTCCAGCGGGGCGCTGGCCGAGCCGATATTGTGCGTCTGCACCGGCACGCCGCTGGCACCGATGGACAGCGATGTGCGCAGACTGTGTTCCAGGCCCTCCCAGCTGTTGGGCACTTGCGGTCCGGTCTGCCAGGGCAGGCGCTGGACCGCGGGGAACAGATCGGTGCTGGGAATCACCCCTTCCGGCGGCACCTTGTGGCCAGCCACGGCGTCGAACAGCGCGCGGCGCGCCAGCAGCGGGTACTGCGTGCGCAACGACGCGCCGCTTTCGCCGCTGCGTCCGCACACACCGTCGGGAATATCGATCTGGGTACTGCAGGCCGGCGCGCCCACGCCGTCCTCCATCAACTGACGATGGCGATCCACCCACAGGTTGTAGGCATCGCGGTGAGTCAGATCGAGCAGGCCATACGCACGGCCGCCCGTGGCCGCGCATCCGTCAAAGACCTGCGCGCCACCCTCGTCCCGGGCCAACAGCCAACCACGGTCCTCCAGTTCCTCGAACAAGGCGCTGCCCTGCGGCACGGCAGGAAGACACGATGCGGACACGTGCACGTGGTGTTTCTGGAACAGCCCCAGCATTTGTTTGGGATCGGGAAAACGCTGGCCATCCCATTCGAGCGCAAACTTGTCGGACTGCAAGCCCCAGGCTGCCGGCATTCCCAGCGACACCGCATCCAGCGGGATCTGCTCCGTGCGCAGGCGTTCAACCAGCGCGGCCGTCTGCTCGGCCGATTCGCCCGGCGCCTGCTGCAGCCAGGCCCCCATGGCCCATAGCCCGGGCTGACCCGCACGACCCGTCAGCGCCGTATATTGGTTGAGGATTTCGCCGGGTTCGCCGGCGAAGAGAAAGAGATCCAGCACCGGATCGGCAATCGTCAGCACATAGGCCGAGCCCGATGGCGCCACGCCCGGCGCGTGCTCGACACGGTGCAAGGTGTTGGCGTAGAGGCCCCAACCGCGCGGACTCCAGGCCAGGGGCAAGGCGCGGTACGTGGGATCGTCCGATACGATATCTTCACCGCGGCGGTTCAGATCGCCCGGGGTTTCGCCCAGGCCGTAGACGTGCTCCCCGGTCTTGAGCACGAAGCTCGCAGTCCAGGTGGCGTCTTCGGGTCTATCCAGTTCCTGATGGGCGAATGCCTCACTTGCGGAGGAAGACAGCACAGCATGCCCGCCACGCGACAAGGTGATGCGCAAAGGCTTGGTCTGCACGTCGAGCGTTGCGTCGCCCTGCTCGATGCGCCAGCCGCCCGCGCGCGGCGCGACAGTCGCTTCGCCCACGGCCTCCTGGCGCGCCAGCAGCATTTCGGCCAGCACGCGCGCACGCGGGCTGGCTTTCTCGTCGCTCAGGAGGGCGGGATCGCCGCAGCGCAGGCGGAACACGCCGGGCGCATGGGCTTCGACCGCCAAGGACAGGCCGCCCCCCAGGTCG from Bordetella sp. FB-8 encodes:
- a CDS encoding PLP-dependent aminotransferase family protein, whose protein sequence is MAQPGSGLARSIADNLAGQIEAGLLKPGDKLPSIREYAMSNGCSKNTVISAFDILTAGGLIEPRRGAGFFVTARSTRARTDEAETSTLDRAMDIVWLMREQLRSKAEFLNLGEGFPPIKWLEETRLDQFHQRVVRTGVGSLFRYGSRYGYLPLRQHLQQKLAGYEIHATPRQIVLTHGANQAMDLVLRYFARPGDAVLVDDPGYYTLFGKLKLSGINMLGVPRSQDGPDIETLAALIKQHRPRLFFTQSVGHNPTATDTSAAKAHQILRLAEAHDLVVVENDALADLKPRPMARIATLDQLRRTIYIGSFSKSVSASLRVGFLACDPELASDLADVKMLTHVSSSEYCERTLEVILSEGHFLRHTNRMQDKLRRATAAGIKALEEVGAMIYRPTEQSLYLWARLPGHEDSIALARRMLDHSVILAPGAVFSPRGEGPSPWFRFNVAYLNDPRFAAALHAIESA
- a CDS encoding YeiH family protein — translated: MRRLSLHTVPAGLLLSVAVACVALWLGHMEPVIGGPVFGIILGILVRAFFAPHERYNSGIGFASKYVLQWSIIALGAGLSLAQVAHTGLNSLAVTAVTMSIAGLSAWGLGRFLGVGGKLTLLIGVGTAICGGSAIAAVTPIIKPDQHETAFSISTIFLFNIVAVLLFPALGHLLHLSDSGFGMWAGTAINDTSSVVAAGYSYSKAAGDYATIVKLTRATLIIPICLALVAIVAYREKRHGKSDFKLARVFPWFILWFLVASALRTAGAFPASVLPFIHMAADVMIVVALTAIGLSSNLRRMAQTGVRPILLGLGVWAAVSVSSLLVQVLMGQM
- a CDS encoding hydroxymethylglutaryl-CoA reductase, degradative — protein: MGIDSTLPDFRKLTPAQRLQHIARAAGLSDADHALLSRPGALPIETADGMIENVIGTFELPMAVAGYFQVNGRDVLVPMAVEEPSIVAAASFMAKLARVGGGFRTSSTGPLMRAQIQVVEVSDPHGARLSILEHRQELVELANSRDRVLVGLGGGCRDIEVHVFQDTPRGAMVVAHLIVDVRDAMGANTVNTMAEALAGRIEQITGGKVRLRILSNLADLRLARAQVRYAPATLATKEYSGADVITGVVDAYLFAAIDPYRAATHNKGIMNGIDPIIVATGNDWRAVEAGAHAYASRGGRYTSLTTWEVASNGDLVGTIEMPMPVGLVGGATKTHPLARQALKIMDVKSAQELGEIAVAVGLAQNMGALRALATEGIQRGHMALHARNIALVAGAAGADVDWVARQMVQAGDVRADFAATLLAQRRKA
- a CDS encoding glycoside hydrolase family 31 protein, producing the protein MPPKSSLVQLTPLENAQLSTSRPSRIDFDLGGGLSLAVEAHAPGVFRLRCGDPALLSDEKASPRARVLAEMLLARQEAVGEATVAPRAGGWRIEQGDATLDVQTKPLRITLSRGGHAVLSSSASEAFAHQELDRPEDATWTASFVLKTGEHVYGLGETPGDLNRRGEDIVSDDPTYRALPLAWSPRGWGLYANTLHRVEHAPGVAPSGSAYVLTIADPVLDLFLFAGEPGEILNQYTALTGRAGQPGLWAMGAWLQQAPGESAEQTAALVERLRTEQIPLDAVSLGMPAAWGLQSDKFALEWDGQRFPDPKQMLGLFQKHHVHVSASCLPAVPQGSALFEELEDRGWLLARDEGGAQVFDGCAATGGRAYGLLDLTHRDAYNLWVDRHRQLMEDGVGAPACSTQIDIPDGVCGRSGESGASLRTQYPLLARRALFDAVAGHKVPPEGVIPSTDLFPAVQRLPWQTGPQVPNSWEGLEHSLRTSLSIGASGVPVQTHNIGSASAPLDGMDAELYLRWLAMGVFSANFSFQGVEGLMPWAFGAQTLDHARTWMNWRYRLIPYVLGAIEDAARTGLPVQRSMAMSFPNDPDAHAWDLQYLLGPALLVAPITKPGSEVKVYLPKGEAWWDLNTGHRYEGGTVWTLTCGPEQYPVFGREGHMLCMGPLAQHAGEFNSARILDEVWMFGMPVHNPVVMRNKIRVMQMQGSSYIKGLEGLRILPSEGLEVKRRGAEVRISHAR
- a CDS encoding LysR family transcriptional regulator; the encoded protein is MNLHHLAIFNAVAETGSISAAAQQLHISQPALSREIKEFEDRLGVVLFERRPRGMRMTHAGEVLHEYAARLFDISRTAQAAMQEIADARKGHLSIGASNTNGTYVLPRRLATFRRANPDVRITMFVGNTEQISQGVADMRFTLGFIEGPLHVGGLVAEQFQTDDLVPVVAADHELLRKKRVTTADIDNQPLLMREHGSGTRELITEMLDANGIRQGSVMEFGNTEALKQAVMHGGGIAWLPRISIARELDEGTLVALPLNNLMVQRPLSVIRRANAPLSPTSDAFLQALRDSLGT
- a CDS encoding tripartite tricarboxylate transporter permease, with the protein product MMAASIFQDVWAAVAMGVIGAVVFAAIGLVSGTDETTTIAPLTLLVALLGVPPAGVFMFFMAGAISKHMTHAIPTALLGIPGDTMAVPLMDEAVALRNLGVPHIALRKMVSGAIIAAFVAVPLAVAFAWLLAPYGAKITPYVPWLFLAAAVLIAYLSAGRWAAVAALVPFVLIIVGLQALTARYHVTLGVSYFLGIAVGPLVADLFSLLSPRSRQAMLREAPRTFSLAPDIKGWGGYFPNPLKVLDRRQAGLTVGTAAISSATFFFSPVAMTVVLGEAVAARVHNAYHRLTTVIAARNGVTEATYIAEALIPLIAFGLPLSPVAAGPAAPLFNAPPRFTVHGADGQIHNLHTLMTPGAFLVYGLLAVVLAAVIAYPLSMNYAHRAASFVARRLSHEAIIATFVGLVVVIGFWEGGVAGLLVVTTVGLVGGLMYRAFGLNTGVQFMGFYTAVLSVPALVKLFM